One window of the Prionailurus bengalensis isolate Pbe53 chromosome E1, Fcat_Pben_1.1_paternal_pri, whole genome shotgun sequence genome contains the following:
- the GALK1 gene encoding galactokinase: MTSHGGRTLGPGRALWEIQVGWMPALLLWLWVNGLAGVGSRERGTRAREGQLRSSSPANTTRVGTRRSLPKSAARRCGGAGQILPRWGCRGDPNPERPAGGLGREARRGGPGAAGAGGGLRWGRGARAGMRAAPARPRPGHPAPTWPRCRVSIMAAWRQPQAGELLAEARRAFREEFGAEPELAVSAPGRVNLIGEHTDYNQGLVLPMALELVTVLVGSPRADGLVSLLTTSEDADEPRRLQFPLPTAQRSLEPGTPRWANYVKGVIQHYPAAPLPGFSAVVVSSVPLGGGLSSSASLEVATYTFLQQLCPDSGSIAARAQVCQRAEHSFAGVPCGIMDQLIALLGQKGHALLIDCRSLETSLVPLSEPKLAVLITNSNVRHSLGSSEYPLRRRQCEEVARALGKESLREVQLEELEAGRELVSKEGFRRARHVVGEIRRTAQAAAALSRGDYRAFGRLMVESHHSLRDDYEVSCPELDQLVEAALSAPGVYGSRMTGGGFGGCTVTLLEAASVPQAMQHIQEQYSGTATFYLSQAADGAKVLHW, encoded by the exons ATGACCTCTCACGGCGGCAGGACTCTAGGACCTGGGAGAGCCCTTTGGGAAATTCAGGTCGGCTGGATGCCAGCCCTGCTACTCTGGCTGTGGGTGAATGGCCTGGCCGGTGTTGGTAGCAGAGAAAGGGGCACCAGGGCCAGGGAAGGGCAGCTCAGATCTTCCAGTCCAGCCAATACCACTCGAGTGGGCACCCGCCGGTCTCTTCCAAAGTCCGCCGCCCGCCGCTGTGGGGGTGCGGGGCAGATCCTTCCGCGGTGGGGGTGTAGGGGAGATCCCAACCCCGAGCGCCCAGCAGGTGGCTTGGGCCGCGAGGCGCGCCGGGGCGGGCCCGgcgcggcgggggcgggaggaggcctgcggtgggggcggggggcgcgtgCAGGAATGCGCGCCGCCCCCGCGCGGCCCCGCCCCGGGCATCCCGCGCCGACCTGGCCTCGCTGCAGGGTGAGCATCATGGCCGCTTGGAGACAGCCCCAGGCCGGGGAGCTGCTGGCCGAGGCCCGTAGAGCGTTCCGGGAGGAGTTCGGGGCCGAGCCCGAGCTGGCGGTGTCGGCGCCGGGCCGCGTCAACCTGATCGGGGAGCACACGGACTACAACCAGGGCCTGGTGCTGCCCATG GCACTGGAGCTTGTGACTGTGCTGGTGGGCAGCCCCCGGGCAGACGGCCTCGTCTCCCTCCTGACCACCTCCGAAGATGCTGATGAGCCCCGGCGGCTCCAATTTCCACTGCCCACAGCCCAGCGGTCATTGGAGCCCGGGACCCCCCGCTGGGCCAACTATGTCAAGGGAGTGATTCAGCACTACCCAG CTGCTCCCCTCCCTGGCTTCAGTGCAGTGGTGGTCAGCTCAGTGCCCCTGGGGGGCGGGCTGTCCAGCTCGGCGTCCCTGGAAGTGGCCACATACACTTTCCTGCAGCAGCTCTGCCCAG ACTCCGGGTCCATAGCTGCCCGGGCTCAGGTGTGTCAGCGGGCCGAACACAGCTTCGCAGGGGTGCCCTGTGGCATCATGGACCAGCTCATCGCACTGCTGGGGCAGAAAGGCCACGCGCTGCTCATTGACTGCAG GTCCCTGGAGACAAGCCTGGTGCCGCTGTCAGAACCCAAGCTGGCCGTGCTCATCACCAATTCCAACGTCCGCCACTCGCTGGGCTCCAGCGAGTACCCTCTGCGGCGGCGCCAGTGTGAAGAAGTGGCCCGGGCGCTGGGCAAGGAGAGCCTTCGAGAGGTGCAGCTGGAGGAACTGGAGG CTGGCAGAGAGCTGGTGAGCAAGGAGGGTTTCCGGCGGGCACGACATGTCGTGGGCGAGATCCGGCGCACGGCCCAGGCCGCGGCTGCCCTGAGCCGCGGAGACTACAGAGCCTTTGGCCGCCTCATGGTAGAGAGTCACCACTCGCTCAG GGATGACTATGAGGTGAGCTGCCCCGAGCTCGACCAGCTCGTGGAGGCCGCGCTGTCAGCACCTGGGGTTTACGGCAGCCGCATGACTGGTGGTGGCTTCGGTGGCTGCACCGTGACCCTGCTGGAGGCTGCCTCCGTTCCTCAGGCCATGCAGCACATACAG GAGCAGTACAGCGGCACCGCCACCTTCTACCTCTCTCAGGCGGCCGACGGTGCCAAGGTGCTGCACTGGTGA